In the Euphorbia lathyris chromosome 5, ddEupLath1.1, whole genome shotgun sequence genome, one interval contains:
- the LOC136229447 gene encoding UDP-glycosyltransferase 89B2-like, giving the protein MRAEIFVVTGHGHGHLHPCMQLCNHLTKRNLQITLIISSTLSPSIPSSFTQNPSISVAPISPPPPPKPGSDFLASQSAQDLHHHLLNRFNTPSSLPHPVYAVVDFQMGWTKHVFWKLEIPVISLFTFGAAAAAMEWGAWKVNAGEIGEGESRMIPGLPEVMVIRDLDLRRKTSGGRGPPKPGDRPPWVPQIEGAVGLMFNTCDDLESVFIRYMEDQLGLPAWGVGPLLPERYWQPETRQDQPESEVMTWLDSKQPKTVLYIAFGSEVTPTMEEFEQLATALEQSTRPFIWVVQSETGYSPNGLDKKVGERGLIINGWAPQVAILSHSSIGGFLSHCGWNSTMEAIGVGVPILGWPIRGDQYFNAKLVVDYLNLGYKVADDMSKIVSKDEILMGIEKLMEDEEMHSKAILMKAKLKDCGFPASSEAALYDFGEFVISGSRK; this is encoded by the exons ATGAGAGCTGAGATCTTTGTAGTCACAGGCCATGGCCATGGCCATCTTCATCCCTGTATGCAACTCTGCAATCATCTCACAAAGCGAAATCTCCAAATTACCCTTATCATCTCTTCCACTCTTTCTCCCTCAATCCCCTCTTCTTTCACCCAAAACCCCTCCATCTCCGTCGCTCCGATCTCCCCTCCGCCGCCTCCGAAACCCGGCTCCGACTTCCTCGCCTCCCAATCCGCCCAAGAtctccaccaccacctcctcaaTCGCTTCAATACTCCATCTTCACTACCTCACCCTGTCTACGCCGTCGTCGATTTTCAGATGGGTTGGACTAAACACGTGTTCTGGAAACTTGAAATTCCGGTGATCAGTTTGTTCACTTTCGGAGCCGCCGCTGCTGCCATGGAATGGGGGGCTTGGAAAGTCAACGCCGGAGAGATTGGGGAAGGTGAGAGTCGGATGATTCCGGGATTGCCGGAAGTGATGGTGATTAGGGATTTGGATCTGAGGAGGAAAACATCGGGGGGGAGAGGTCCGCCGAAGCCCGGTGACCGGCCGCCGTGGGTGCCGCAAATTGAAGGGGCGGTTGGGTTGATGTTTAATACTTGTGATGATCTGGAAAGTGTGTTTATCAGATACATGGAGGATCAGCTGGGATTGCCGGCTTGGGGAGTGGGACCACTTTTACCAGAGAG GTACTGGCAGCCGGAAACTCGACAGGATCAACCCGAATCGGAAGTGATGACATGGCTAGACTCCAAACAACCAAAAACAGTGTTATACATTGCATTTGGAAGTGAAGTTACCCCTACTATGGAAGAATTTGAACAATTAGCAACCGCGTTAGAACAATCAACCCGACCCTTTATTTGGGTGGTTCAATCAGAAACCGGGTACTCCCCGAACGGGTTAGACAAAAAGGTAGGAGAGAGAGGTTTGATAATCAATGGCTGGGCACCACAGGTGGCAATTTTGAGCCATAGTTCAATTGGGGGTTTTCTATCGCATTGCGGGTGGAATTCTACGATGGAAGCAATTGGCGTCGGGGTTCCTATTTTGGGATGGCCGATTCGAGGCGATCAGTATTTTAATGCTAAATTGGTAGTTGATTATCTTAATTTGGGGTATAAAGTAGCTGATGATATGTCTAAAATTGTTAGTAAAGATGAGATTTTGATGGGAATTGAGAAGTTAATGGAAGATGAGGAGATGCATAGTAAGGCTATTTTGATGAAGGCTAAGTTGAAAGACTGTGGGTTTCCTGCATCTTCTGAGGCTGCTCTTTATGATTTTGGGGAATTCGTTATTAGCGGTAGCCGCAAGTGA